The DNA region CATGGGTTCTTAGGGGAGCAGTTCGCACCGCAGTTGGAAGGTCCGCCCCGCGCCGCCGGCGGAACTTTGCGACTGGGAGGCTTCGAGCGACACGTTGGCCAGCACGTTCGACGCGCGTAGGTTGGAGACAAACTGAGACACCGCGACGTCGCTCTCGGCGGCGCCGCTGAGCACGAGCCGCTTGCCGGAGACGGGGGGCGTGTCCGTGGGGGCGGAGACCCCCGGGAGCGCCGGCATGTCTTCCATCTGCAGCGCGTCGAGCTGCAGGGCGCCGGCGACGGTCCGCCGGGCGTCGATCACCACTTGCAGCAGCGCCAGCGGCGTGTCGGACTGCTCGAGCGCCGCTTGCCGCGTGAGCAGCGTTTGCATGCGTCGGCTTTCGCTCTCGAGCGCCACGGTGCGGGCCTCGAGGTGGTGCAGCGGCTTGACGCGCTCGTTGACCAGAAGCAGCGCCTCGGCGGCTTGTCGGCTCTGCCCCTGCAGGCCCACCTGCAACAACCCCAGCAACGCCGCGGTGACGCACCACACGGGGACCCAGCGGCGGGCCTGGCGGCGGTGCTCGTAGCGCCGCGCCAGCGCGTCGGGCAGCAGATTGATTCTTGCGGCGCTCATATCAGGTCCTCCCGCAGCGCCAGCGCCGTGGCCTGGGCGAACATGGGAGAGTAGGGCTCGGCCGCGGACCAGCGGGCGCCGGCCGGTGATTCGGCGACGCGGGTGGGGACGCCCAGGCGTGCTTCGAGCCAGGCGCCGACGCCGCGGATGGCGCTCCCCCCGCCGCAGAGCACGATCTCTTCCAGCGGCGCCCCGTCCTCACGATGGGTCAGGTAGACGATCGTTCGCTCGACCTCGAACAGCAGCGCCCGCAGCCAGCCGTCCAGGTGCGTCTGCACCTGCCGGGCCAGCTTCCCCTGGGCCTCGTCGCAGCCCCACTCGGACAGAACCGTTTCCGCCGCGGGCCGGCTGATGCGCAGCGTGCCGGCGAGTTGATCGACGGCGCCGCGGGTCGGCAACGACACACGGGGCCGCACGTAGACTGCTTGGCCGTGCTCTACCAGCACGCAGATCGCGGACTCGTCTCCCAGGTCTACCACCAAACGCGACTGGTCCCCCTTGGTTTGGCCGACGGCGGCGATGGCCGAGGGCGCCGCCTCCAGCACCCGGCAGGCGAGCCCCCAGCGGGCAAACTCCCGCGGCACGGCGTGGGCGATGGCGCTGCCGGCCCACACCAGGTGGGTGGTGGGCGCCCCCCCCGAGTTGGGGTGTGTACGCCAGTAGTCCCCCGTGGCGTCCGCGGCCGCCGGGCCGAGCACCTGCTCGAGCCCTTCGTCCGCGCCGCGGCAGGGGGGCGACCCCTGGTCGCTGTCGATGGCTTCGTAGTCGGTGAACGTGGAGGGGAGCGAGCAGACCACGGCGTCGACCCGGAAGGCGCACCAGTGCCGCATCCATTGCCCCAGCAGCGCCGCCTGGCGGACCGGGTCGGTGGCGGCCCTGGGGCCGCCCTCCGCGTTCGGGGGAGAGACGATGCGTGCCGCGGCAACGATCGTGCGGCGTGTGCCGCGGCGTTTGGCGATGGCCACCTTGATGGCGCGGGCGCCCAGGTCGACCCCCGCCACGCACACGGCGGCGCCCGACGCGAAGTCGCGTACGCGTTCTAGCACGGGTGCGTAGGTCATGGCGGGCGGGGGGGTTCGCGGGGGCGTTGTGACGGAGGGTCTGGCCTAGTGGGCGCCGGCGGTGGAGAGGTCGAGCATCGGCATCATCACGGCCAGCACGATGGCGCCTACCACCACGCCCAGCAGGACGATGATGATCGGTTCGGCGATCTTCACCACTTCTTTGAGCTGCTGCTCTCCCTCGGACTCGAAGAACTCGCCGACGGTTTGCAGCACGCCCGCGAGCTGGCCGTTGGCTTCGGCGGTCGCCACCATCTCCAGGGCGCCGTCGGGGACGCACACGTGGCCCTCGAGCGCAGAGGACATCCTCTTCCCCACCAGAACGGCCTGCTGCATGCGGGCGTTGAGGTCTTTCATCAGCGAGTTCCGCGACACGCTCTTGGTGAGCTGCAGCACCTCCAACAGCGGCACGCCGCTCTCCAGCAGGACGCCTTGCAGGCGGAAGACACGGCCGACGCCCAGCGACCGGCAGACGCTGCGCAGCAGCGGGATCTGGAAACAGGTGCGATCGATCCAGCGGCGCCCGGTGGCGGATCGCGCCAGACGCGCCGCGCCGACCAGCCCCAGCCCCCCCGCCGCGGCCACGGCCCACCAGTAGGTGCGGATGACGCTGGCGGTGTTCAGCAGCAGCTTGGTGACGACCGGCGTCGGGGCTTGCGAGCT from Pirellulimonas nuda includes:
- a CDS encoding type IV pilus biogenesis protein PilM, coding for MTYAPVLERVRDFASGAAVCVAGVDLGARAIKVAIAKRRGTRRTIVAAARIVSPPNAEGGPRAATDPVRQAALLGQWMRHWCAFRVDAVVCSLPSTFTDYEAIDSDQGSPPCRGADEGLEQVLGPAAADATGDYWRTHPNSGGAPTTHLVWAGSAIAHAVPREFARWGLACRVLEAAPSAIAAVGQTKGDQSRLVVDLGDESAICVLVEHGQAVYVRPRVSLPTRGAVDQLAGTLRISRPAAETVLSEWGCDEAQGKLARQVQTHLDGWLRALLFEVERTIVYLTHREDGAPLEEIVLCGGGSAIRGVGAWLEARLGVPTRVAESPAGARWSAAEPYSPMFAQATALALREDLI
- a CDS encoding PilN domain-containing protein: MSAARINLLPDALARRYEHRRQARRWVPVWCVTAALLGLLQVGLQGQSRQAAEALLLVNERVKPLHHLEARTVALESESRRMQTLLTRQAALEQSDTPLALLQVVIDARRTVAGALQLDALQMEDMPALPGVSAPTDTPPVSGKRLVLSGAAESDVAVSQFVSNLRASNVLANVSLEASQSQSSAGGAGRTFQLRCELLP
- a CDS encoding type II secretion system F family protein; translated protein: MNASAAPPLEESLDPSADAAALSLSAATRGPTQGPPPRRLPGLQGSAPGASSAAARGPRAKGAGSKPLDKRDLVMMVTQLSIMTRSGVDVADAINSIAGRASKPAVRESLSQLHAALQEGSRLSQALAAQGDRFGGVMTASVAAGEASGKLPQVLDRMRVLMRDELRLRSAIRSVVSYPLVLMVVTFGVLGAMVFFVLPQFGSIYESSQAPTPVVTKLLLNTASVIRTYWWAVAAAGGLGLVGAARLARSATGRRWIDRTCFQIPLLRSVCRSLGVGRVFRLQGVLLESGVPLLEVLQLTKSVSRNSLMKDLNARMQQAVLVGKRMSSALEGHVCVPDGALEMVATAEANGQLAGVLQTVGEFFESEGEQQLKEVVKIAEPIIIVLLGVVVGAIVLAVMMPMLDLSTAGAH